Genomic segment of Aquarana catesbeiana isolate 2022-GZ linkage group LG09, ASM4218655v1, whole genome shotgun sequence:
GGGTGGAATATGTGCCTACTTGTCTCCAGAACAAAACCAAGCAACGAAAATTTGCGGATGAGCGAAAACCTGACAAAAAAGAACTGTGGGAGCCAGATGATGGCAGTGGTGAAGACAGTGACTCTGGTGACAGTATGAGCGACCTTTATCCAGGTATTGGTAATCACTTGCTACTGCAGCCAAAGAATCCGCTGCCAGCTTATTTGCCACAAGTTCAAACAAAAAGCTGTAGTCTTCCATGTTTGTCGTAAAGCTTGCATcaggtgttaaccacttcagccccggaaggatttagcctcctttctgaccaggccattttttgcaatacggccgTGCGTCTctttactgacaattgcacggttttgcaatgttgtacccaaacaaaattttatgtcctttttctcgttgttcctacttagtaggaacacatgatctgtcttctctcccctgacagaaccagatttgtgtgtttacacacacagatcccggttctcgctctgtcacgagctatCGTGGGTGCCCAGCGGTCGTCGGGCATGCGCATCAGCTCTGCGGATGTacgcctgctacagcgtcttaaagagccgacgtacagctacaaggGCTCACGCAGCTATGCAAACTGCGGCTCGTCGGGAAATGGTTAAGGTGGCTCCTTTtgtatgttaaaggataagttcagctttgggaacatgttacttgTTCCAACCATTTTGGGGTGGAATATGTatcatgttcccactcctgcagtgGCTTGGCGATCTGAGCCCTGTGTGTGACAGAAGTACGGGGAGATGTTCCCTTTTCCCACTGTCACATTTTAAGAGTGCAGCTGTGGTGGGCTCTGCCCATGTCATTCATTCAATGAGTTCTGTTCAGGAAtgaactacaagttccaacatCCTTTGCGGTTGTCAGCTTGTGGTTCTCAATGATCTACCATGGCActttggtagttcattgattcttcttgtcagtgtgaaactgtctgcaggagacctgcatggcacccgcaatctgctgatcactggtgcaatgctttccatgctactaaaaaaaaataaatgcacattttttttttttttttttttttttttttttaaagtgcacttatcctttaacaatTCAAGGAGATCTGTATGTAGTGGGGATTTATGGAGGCTGCCATGGCCTGCCTCTACATTTGAAAATACTAGTTTTCAATGTGATGCAAAGGATTCAGTACATAGTCAATGACAGATCAGGATTTCCCACTTCACCCCGACTTTCCTCATCTGCTTACTAATCCTGGTTGGTGACTGACACATTATTGTAACCAGAGACAGCCAGGATTTATGGAGACTGCCATTTCCCACTTttgcttctgaaaatactagttttaAAGGCTTCAGTATTTTTTCTAAATCACTGACCAATTAGAATATTTGACTTCATCATGACTTTCCCTATCTGCATGCTTTTCCTGGTCAATGACTGACACAGTATTGAAGACAGACAGCCAGGAGACTGTCAGCCTCAGCATTTCTCTCAGTACCTTTCATTTTATAAGTTACACTATTTGTTAGGCCACTCTGTCTAATAtgacctttaaaaaatatatatacagtacttgaAGCAAATGTTCAATGTACATTACTTGAATTACTCTGATACCTTTATTGGATCTGCAATCCAGAGCACACCACCAGATCTACCCCTCTATCATTTTCCCAATCCAGAGAAGAACACTTGATTTATCATATACACAATCTAAAGGATGACCCATTATCGACTTCCAAGTATGAAGCATAACATCGAGCCTGACCATTTTTTTGTATCTCCAAGCTGAAGCACTTTATTGTATTTCCAAACTGGAGCACCACACTTgacctgatattttttttttttttttttattcatatacccAGTTTGGAGCACAACACCTAACCTGGCCCTTTATTCACAAGCCTCATCTGCAGCAGGACACCAAGCATGATCTTTTATTCATAGTCCCAATCTGGAGCACAACACCTGACCCAAACTTATATCTATATCCCCAATCTGGAGCACATCTGACTTTAcccttaaagaataagttcacttttaaaaaagaaatgcccattttttaatttttttgcaattaACATAATgcgcatttactatttttttggtgcctggaaagcattgcaccagcgaatCTTGGTGTGAGCTGTCTGCACCGTACATTGTATGGCCAAGCAGTTTTACACTgtcaggaagactcaatgaactaccacagtgctcaacagcgctgtggtagttaattgagaactacaagctgtcatcTGCAAAGGATGTTGTTACTTGTAGTTCGTTCATTCGTTCACAGATCTGTGTGAATGATGTGGCCATGTGAGGGGGGAGCCCCGTGGTTATCAAAAAGTGACaactagtacagggaacttctctcCGTACTGCTGTTACAGGGAGAGAGAGCAGTAAGGGGAAAATGTAACCTGTTCccaagggtgaacttatcctttaatttataTCTCCAATCTGGAGCACAATACctgacctctccccccccccccccccccaaagaggaaGCACACACTAGGTCTATATTCCCAGTCTGAATCACAATCCTATCGTAAATATATTTTATGGAGCACAacacctgattttttatttttaattttttttaatcctgtCTCCAATCTGAAGCCCAAAACCTGACCTTACTGTTTCTCCTATCCCCATTCTAGAGTATAACGCCTTATCTGAACATAGATTGTGGTCTATGTAGGATACACCAAATACGTAATTCTGATTCCCAGCTTTTCTTGTGCTTTTCTTTGCTACCCTTTTAAATTGCCTTTACTAACACTGTTGTTCTAAAACTTTGGGATTTATATATAATTATTCtcaactgaaaaaaaaacttttttttttgcagatcacATGTTTACAAAGAAAACTATAGAGGGAGAAAATGGTGACTTTCAATCAGACAGCGATGAAGAGATGGAAGTGGAGGAGAGTGTTAACAGCCACAGGAAACGGACACAGGTATTAAGGTGTTAGGTTATAGAGCATTATATAATAAGGAATAATTATCAGTCTGAtgttgtttttctctctctctctctccacagaaGCAGGCAGGGCCCTCCCACAAGAAGTTAAAAAGTCACCATAAGAAATATAAAAATGTCAAGAAGCCCTCAAAAAAATGAATTCCATCTTATCATATTCtctaactccccccccccttcagtgtcATTTATATTACTGGTGGCAGAATGCTGTGTTGTCCTTTTATGAAAACTCTGGAAGATGATACAAATTCCAGAAACAGATGAGAGCTGGCATTGATCTATAATTAGCCCTCTGTGCTGCCATCTTGTGAAATGAAGTACTGTGGCATAAAGTACATTTTTGTAAGGATCACAATCTTAATTATTCCAAACCATTTTGGGATAAATATTTACAtgtctattgctttttttttttttccttctgaacGTTAACTATTCAGACAGCAGGAAAGTGGCATTTCCAGCATCATGCAGCGGTTGAGGCCTGTTCACGctctcacacatacacacactggggTCACTTCAgtgctcacttcctgttgtggtatGTGAAATAAAAGTGCATTAGTTATTAGTTTACATATTCTGCACATTCATAATGGGGTTTCAGGTACCCAGACAGCGGCCCAGCTTTTGCCTGCAGAAACACCCACTGACGTGAGGAGGAAATGCTATTATCTGCAGACATTTCCATTCAGCACTGGAACACAAAA
This window contains:
- the SURF2 gene encoding surfeit locus protein 2 codes for the protein MEELAEDVRVFLLQHPELQPVPGNKVRFTLTGHELPCRLPDLQNFTAGKKYKNQLEVSFDGSKYEPHIVPSTKNTGQLFCKLTLRHITKRLEDVERHVNGKRYQRALLKYEECQKLGVEYVPTCLQNKTKQRKFADERKPDKKELWEPDDGSGEDSDSGDSMSDLYPDHMFTKKTIEGENGDFQSDSDEEMEVEESVNSHRKRTQKQAGPSHKKLKSHHKKYKNVKKPSKK